From the Brassica napus cultivar Da-Ae chromosome A8, Da-Ae, whole genome shotgun sequence genome, one window contains:
- the LOC125577251 gene encoding trafficking protein particle complex subunit 1-like, with protein sequence MQFFGGSEINPSPQVPTASGNNAHMMYVFNRNGVCLLYKEWNRPLHTLNPQQDHKLMFGLLFSLKSLTAKMDPVNADKGNLGVPQLPGQGCSFHSFRTNTYKLSFMETPSGIKIILVTHPKTGDLRESLKYIYGLYVEYVVKNPIYNPGSPIKSELFNTALDQYVRSIS encoded by the exons ATGCAGTTCTTCGGTGGATCGGAGATAAATCCGTCGCCACAGGTTCCGACGGCGAGTGGAAACAACGCGCACATGATGTACGTTTTCAACCGTAACGGCGTCTGTCTCCTCTACAAAGAATGGAACAGGCCTCTTCACACGCTCAACCCTCAGCAAGACCACAAGCTCATGTTCGGTCTTCTCTTCTCCCTCAAATCACTCACCGCCAAGATGGATCCCGTCAA TGCGGATAAGGGGAATCTAGGTGTTCCACAGTTGCCAGGACAAGGGTGCTCTTTCCATAGTTTTCGAACTAATACTTACAAGCTTAGCTTCATGGAGACTCCCTCTGGTATTAAG ATTATCTTAGTAACTCATCCAAAGACTGGAGATTTACGCGAGTCCCTAAAGTACATCTACGGTTTATACGTTGAATACGTGGTGAAAAATCCTATCTACAACCCAGGATCTCCAATCAA GTCAGAGTTGTTCAACACTGCACTTGACCAATATGTGAGGAGTATCTCATAG